One genomic window of Branchiostoma floridae strain S238N-H82 chromosome 4, Bfl_VNyyK, whole genome shotgun sequence includes the following:
- the LOC118412835 gene encoding leucine-rich repeat extensin-like protein 1 codes for MWGHGHGHGHGHGHGAAREAHRAHREEMRAERQEHKMHNKAAHAAAHGNFIKAAMFEVAAAGAHSRAENAHHREVHAAHAAMHHGPHGHHHHHGPAVCPPPACPPPPPTVHVHHTYVNPTPPVSYPTGTAAPPPAYPGAAPGYPPTAGSAYPPAQPPAYPPAQPTGYPPAQPSGYPPAYPPAPSYPGQSYPGYPPN; via the exons ATGTGGGGACAcggtcatggtcatggtcacgGTCACGGGCATGGCGCGGCCAGGGAGGCGCACAGGGCACACAGG GAAGAGATGCGAGCAGAGCGTCAGGAGCACAAAATGCACAACAAGGCTGCGCATGCGGCCGCGCACGGCAACTTCATCAAGGCAGCCATGTTTGAG GTAGCCGCAGCAGGGGCGCACAGCCGCGCGGAGAACGCCCACCACCGGGAGGTTCACGCTGCACACGCGGCGATGCACCACGGCCCACACGGCCATCACCATCACCACGGGCCCGCTGTCTGCCCGCCGCCCGCCTGCCCTCCCCCTCCGCCCACTGTGCACGTCCAC CACACCTACGTGAACCCGACGCCCCCCGTGAGCTACCCAACGGGTACGGCAGCGCCTCCACCGGCCTACCCAGGAGCTGCACCAG ggTACCCACCGACTGCCGGATCCGCTTACCCCCCAGCGCAGCCTCCGGCGTACCCCCCGGCCCAGCCCACAGGTTACCCCCCTGCGCAACCTAGCGGATACCCCCCTGCCTACCCCCCTGCACCGAGCTACCCCGGCCAATCCTACCCCGGGTACCCGCCAAACTAG
- the LOC118413108 gene encoding olfactory receptor 6M1-like: MEEGTEGPSEEDDVNRVLSISSTFRDLQTAYLIISLVLSVGCGLLLIFLVWKKENLQKPSHFLRCNLAVDDIIFTSCLIPIRIVALFRQDVSGEHLWCSGRVLVAPASLPSMSGTYLLMAVDLYYFVCDPLHYHDKVTTKRVAVGILVIRAFSLFFGLAPVAFGGLPKYGLLCESDPVTSVSLSAIIRNIGTLVNFLVILFISTLYYQVFKEARRQQQRDENRDLWVFQTKAFKLMAPHAIVMTLSLATAIFQLAMARAVISEEQLSQYGLSVANHVSVLLFLSVSSVANPIIYSLRLPDFRRAIKELCGLPTNTPPAVPAQRHGDMEMAAITGSGQGAPAAEVTPAPTPTEALKPTAEDGTPDRAQKQTTQADMSPGLAPCTQHRGYRTATQRPFQLTVRADVHAEPTPRSEEDITVTLPGQL, encoded by the coding sequence ATGGAAGAAGGAACGGAAGGTCCGTCAGAAGAAGATGATGTCAACCGTGTTCTATCCATCAGCTCAACATTTCGCGATCTCCAGACGGCCTACCTCATCATAAGCCTGGTACTGTCGGTAGGATGCGGACTGTTACTCATTTTTTTGGTCTGGAAAAAGGAGAATCTGCAAAAGCCGAGCCATTTCCTTCGCTGTAACCTAGCCGTTGACGACATCATCTTCACCAGTTGCTTGATTCCCATCCGCATCGTCGCACTTTTCCGGCAAGATGTCAGTGGGGAACATCTGTGGTGCTCGGGTAGAGTCCTGGTAGCACCCGCAAGTCTACCATCCATGTCTGGCACGTACCTCCTGATGGCGGTAGATCTGTATTACTTCGTGTGCGATCCCCTTCACTACCATGACAAAGTCACCACAAAACGCGTGGCTGTAGGTATCCTGGTGATCAGGGCCTTCTCCTTATTCTTCGGACTAGCGCCCGTGGCTTTCGGCGGCCTGCCCAAATACGGCCTGCTATGTGAGTCTGACCCTGTGACCAGTGTCTCCCTGTCTGCCATTATCAGGAACATTGGCACACTGGTAAATTTTCTTGTTATTCTCTTCATCTCAACGCTCTACTACCAAGTCTTCAAGGAAGCCAGGAGACAACAGCAAAGAGATGAGAACCGCGACCTGTGGGTCTTCCAGACCAAGGCATTCAAGCTAATGGCACCGCATGCAATTGTAATGACTCTAAGCCTGGCCACTGCCATTTTCCAGTTGGCCATGGCACGAGCTGTGATCAGTGAAGAACAATTGTCACAATATGGCCTGTCTGTCGCCAACCACGTGTCCGTCCTCCTGTTCCTGTCGGTGTCATCCGTGGCCAACCCCATCATCTACAGCTTACGGCTCCCAGACTTCCGTCGAGCCATTAAGGAGCTGTGTGGATTGCCAACCAACACCCCACCTGCGGTACCGGCACAGCGACATGGGGACATGGAGATGGCCGCCATCACCGGTTCTGGGCAAGGCGCGCCGGCAGCAGAAGTGACGCCAGCTCCAACCCCTACAGAAGCCCTGAAGCCGACGGCGGAGGACGGAACTCCCGACCGAGCACAAAAGCAGACAACACAGGCAGACATGAGCCCAGGACTGGCGCCCTGTACACAACACCGTGGCTACAGGACCGCAACACAGCGACCATTCCAGCTAACAGTGCGGGCAGACGTACATGCTGAACCAACACCACGTTCCGAGGAGGACATCACGGTAACGCTTCCCGGACAGCTGTAG
- the LOC118413109 gene encoding uncharacterized protein LOC118413109, with product MGSFHLPTVLCAVALLIIETNGQGCNPGTHLYNGRCYWFSPYVLNYDNARATCESSGSKLAVIQDSGTNTWIQNRLMTQEAPSHWIGLDDLATESTFVWADSTQLTAGSPSAWNAVSGNTAYRDCVMLDDSNQYRWVATDCSRQWRRFICQSDLPTSFEYRKLEVKLTEMKKAMPRSFKELGLDELQRDLSELQAVDLTTPPDGPGKLGGGWEVSAPQTVLAYDAGDCELTFAFSDPEINDLGSGNAATSLGSVKEKVERLGEAVPATAEEALPNVREHLADLIDNTDWDTVQDALPDSPAPDPNITAPVQDVNGRVEVLQQSIDADRVVERARRAAKATTAVSLNQYWSWVYLPWGWWWWNPHVIIIIHCCPLRIYIIIRWPWKWWPWYHNCNYGWTRWYDRDNPGGTGDWETLTNLRQENPGEICDNPSGIEARVVGTGLPAAQTGDTFLFFNVFSGFACTPTTCEDYEVRFWCPQRSFHIPCDCPGWTDWFDVDNPGGSGDWEYLSSVNALNPGEACAKASGIQVKTITGNVPAGLTGEKFWRFGPAPGFVCRKNPPGLENTPAPYTCRDYEVRFKCP from the exons ATGGGCAGTTTTCACCTCCCCACAGTGCTGTGCGCGGTCGCGCTGCTGATCATAGAAACAAACGGACAAG GATGTAACCCGGGAACACATCTCTACAACGGCCGCTGCTACTGGTTCTCGCCCTACGTGCTGAACTACGACAACGCCAGAGCCACGTGTGAATCTTCGGGCAGCAAACTCGCGGTCATCCAAGACTCCGGGACCAACACCTGGATTCAGAACCGTCTCATGACCCAAGAAGCACC GAGCCATTGGATCGGACTTGACGACCTGGCGACAGAGAGCACCTTTGTGTGGGCGGACAGTACGCAGCTGACTGCCGGCAGCCCCAGCGCCTGGAACGCGGTGTCCGGGAACACGGCCTACAGGGACTGCGTCATGCTGGACGACAGTAACCAGTACCGGTGGGTCGCCACGGACTGCTCCAGGCAGTGGCGACGGTTCATCTGCCAATCCGACCTGC CCACAAGTTTTGAGTACCGGAAGCTGGAGGTGAAGTTGACGGAGATGAAGAAGGCGATGCCGAGAAGTTTCAAGGAGCTGGGACTGGACGAACTGCAAAGAGACCTGTCGGAGCTGCAGGCCGTGGATCTCACCACCCCACCGGACGGGCCGGGGAAGCTCGGCGGGGGATGGGAGGTGTCCGCCCCACAGACCGTGCTGGCGTACGACGCCGGGGATTGCGAGCTCACCTTCGCCTTCTCCGATCCCGAGATCAATGATCTAGGCTCCGGGAACGCCGCCA CGTCGCTGGGTAGCGTGAAGGAGAAAGTGGAGAGGCTTGGCGAGGCAGTTCCCGCCACGGCCGAGGAAGCCCTGCCTAACGTCAGGGAACACCTGGCCGACCTGATCGACAACACCGACTGGGATACCGTGCAAGACGCTCTCCCGGACTCACCAGCTCCAGATCCCAACATCACCGCTCCAGTACAAGACGTGAACGGTCGCGTGGAGGTCCTCCAGCAGAGCATCGACGCTGACCGGGTCGTGGAGCGCGCGCGGCGGGCAGCCAAGGCCACTACCGCCGTGTCGCTGAACCAGTACTGGTCCTGGGTGTACCTGCCCTGGGGCTGGTGGTGGTGGAACCCccacgtcatcatcatcatacactGCTGCCCGCTCAGGATCTACATCATCATCCGCTGGCCGTGGAAGTGGTGGCCGTGGTACCACA ACTGTAACTACGGATGGACCCGCTGGTACGACCGCGACAACCCGGGCGGAACAGGCGACTGGGAGACGCTGACCAACCTCCGTCAAGAAAACCCGGGAGAGATCTGCGACAACCCGTCAGGGATCGAGGCTCGGGTGGTGGGGACGGGCCTTCCCGCGGCACAAACCGGAGACACCTTCCTCTTTTTTAACGTCTTTTCAGGGTTCGCCTGTACCCCCACGACCTGCGAAGACTACGAGGTGCGCTTCTGGTGCCCACAGCGCAGTTTCCACATCCCCTGCGACTGCCCCGGCTGGACCGACTGGTTCGACGTCGACAACCCCGGCGGTAGTGGGGATTGGGAGTACCTCTCTAGCGTCAACGCGCTCAACCCCGGGGAGGCCTGCGCCAAGGCTTCCGGCATCCAGGTCAAGACCATCACCGGCAACGTACCCGCGGGGCTGACCGGCGAGAAGTTCTGGCGCTTCGGACCCGCTCCGGGATTCGTCTGCCGCAAGAATCCGCCGGGTCTGGAAAACACCCCTGCACCCTACACCTGCCGCGACTACGAAGTGCGCTTTAAGTGCCCCTGA